One region of Spirochaetaceae bacterium genomic DNA includes:
- a CDS encoding xanthine dehydrogenase family protein subunit M — translation MSARYASPMTVSEATEVLGQNPGARVLAGGTDLMVQMRLTRNIPELIVDVKNIAATREIALSDDGLVLGAAVPAVDLTDHPTLRQVYPGVVEAAELIGSSQIQSRASLGGNLCHSSPAADTVPALMAVGAVCRIAGPTGERRVAVEDFCTGPGSNVLADGEFLVSFEIPAPGAGSRDAYLRFIPRNEMDIAVVGSGVSVTVDASGNCTAARVALGAVAPTAIMVPDAAAALIGTAIDDGDLERAGAAASAASRPITDRRGTAEFRRHVAGVLTRRAAAAARDRARASL, via the coding sequence ATACGCGAGCCCGATGACCGTGAGTGAAGCCACCGAGGTGCTCGGCCAGAATCCCGGAGCCCGGGTGCTGGCGGGCGGCACCGATCTCATGGTGCAGATGAGGCTGACCCGCAACATCCCCGAACTGATCGTCGACGTAAAGAACATCGCCGCGACCCGAGAGATTGCGCTCTCGGACGATGGGCTGGTGCTTGGCGCCGCGGTGCCGGCGGTCGACCTGACCGATCACCCGACGCTGCGCCAGGTCTATCCCGGCGTGGTGGAGGCGGCCGAACTGATCGGCTCGTCCCAGATCCAGAGCCGCGCCAGCCTGGGCGGCAACCTGTGCCACTCGTCGCCGGCGGCCGACACCGTGCCGGCGCTGATGGCGGTGGGCGCGGTGTGCCGGATCGCCGGCCCGACCGGCGAACGCCGGGTTGCGGTGGAAGACTTCTGCACCGGACCGGGCAGCAACGTGCTCGCCGACGGCGAGTTCCTGGTGTCGTTCGAGATTCCGGCGCCGGGCGCCGGCTCGCGCGACGCCTACCTGCGCTTCATTCCGCGCAACGAGATGGACATCGCCGTGGTGGGCTCGGGGGTGAGCGTGACGGTCGATGCCTCCGGCAACTGCACCGCCGCCCGCGTGGCGCTCGGAGCGGTGGCGCCGACCGCCATCATGGTTCCCGACGCGGCGGCCGCGCTGATCGGAACCGCCATCGACGATGGCGACCTGGAGCGCGCCGGGGCGGCGGCTTCCGCGGCCTCCCGTCCGATCACCGACCGGCGCGGCACCGCCGAGTTCCGCCGCCACGTCGCCGGCGTGCTGACCAGGCGCGCGGCCGCCGCGGCCCGTGACCGGGCGCGCGCGTCGCTGTAG
- a CDS encoding (2Fe-2S)-binding protein: MSQMHVQTTINGEPTEFLCEAHMSLLEVLRDKIGLTGTKEGCATGDCGACTVVMDGNIVCSCLVYAAETAGHEIETVEGVAKDQKLHPVQQKLLEHAGLQCGICTPGVVVAAKALLERNPDPSEHEIRYWLSGNLCRCTGYDKIVRAVQDAATVLQAQS; this comes from the coding sequence ATGAGCCAGATGCACGTACAAACCACCATCAACGGCGAACCGACCGAGTTTCTGTGCGAGGCGCACATGAGCCTGCTGGAGGTGCTGCGCGACAAGATCGGCCTCACCGGTACCAAGGAAGGCTGCGCCACCGGCGACTGCGGCGCCTGCACCGTGGTGATGGACGGCAACATCGTCTGTTCCTGCCTGGTGTACGCCGCGGAGACCGCCGGCCACGAGATCGAGACCGTGGAGGGCGTGGCCAAGGACCAGAAGCTGCACCCGGTACAGCAGAAGCTGCTGGAGCACGCCGGCCTGCAGTGCGGAATCTGCACCCCCGGCGTCGTGGTCGCGGCCAAGGCGCTGCTGGAGCGCAACCCCGACCCGAGCGAGCACGAGATCCGCTACTGGCTGTCCGGCAACCTGTGCCGCTGCACCGGCTACGACAAGATCGTGCGCGCGGTGCAGGACGCCGCCACGGTGCTGCAGGCGCAGAGCTGA
- a CDS encoding MoaD/ThiS family protein yields MARIEIPTRLLERTGGESSIEVEAHNVRGVLRVLDERFPGLVDELKATTAIAIDGEIIGQRLEDAFLERVQADSEVYFIPAVAGG; encoded by the coding sequence ATGGCGCGCATCGAGATTCCCACCCGCCTGCTGGAGCGAACCGGCGGCGAGAGCAGCATCGAGGTGGAGGCGCACAACGTGCGCGGCGTGCTGCGCGTGCTCGACGAGCGCTTTCCGGGACTGGTCGACGAGTTGAAGGCCACCACCGCCATCGCCATCGACGGCGAGATCATCGGCCAGCGCCTCGAGGATGCCTTCCTGGAGCGCGTGCAGGCCGATAGCGAGGTGTACTTCATCCCCGCGGTCGCCGGCGGCTGA
- a CDS encoding XdhC family protein encodes MDELQSITDTLSALPAGSVCALATLVHVEGSSYRSVGARALALPGGDTVGMISGGCLEGDLLERAAEVLADGRSRTVRYDSTSPEDALLGLGLGCNGVVDVLLERVEPGDEVAESRYLPRISAARAHGHRTALATVYESAQEAEAGARLAIVAAQEAATRTSASGGSAKPEIGHSGTDCSSAPAAPAVASRASAYGHWRPELRAAVSDDLGRLLEAGSSRSACYQVDGAPVRVLLEVIEPPLPLTVCGAGPDAEPLVALAGALGWAPIVFDHRAAFARPERFPAAVQVRTAAREEFTSTVPARHGEVVVLMTHSYPTDLQYLEQLAARDVRYIGVLGPRRRLQRLVEELGDRAPAGELLYGPAGLDIGADSPPEIALSILAEIRTALAGRAGSPLRDRAAPIHTAHSSAPGA; translated from the coding sequence ATGGACGAGCTGCAAAGCATCACTGACACACTGTCCGCGCTACCTGCGGGATCGGTGTGCGCGTTGGCCACCCTGGTGCACGTCGAGGGATCGAGCTACCGCAGCGTCGGGGCGCGCGCCCTTGCGCTACCCGGCGGCGACACCGTCGGCATGATCAGCGGCGGCTGTCTGGAGGGCGACCTGCTGGAGCGCGCCGCCGAAGTGCTGGCCGACGGCCGCTCCCGCACCGTGCGCTACGATTCCACGTCCCCGGAAGATGCTTTGCTCGGTTTGGGGCTGGGCTGCAACGGCGTGGTCGACGTGCTGCTGGAGCGGGTCGAGCCCGGAGATGAGGTCGCCGAGAGCCGCTACCTGCCGCGCATCTCGGCGGCCCGTGCGCACGGCCATCGCACCGCCCTGGCGACCGTCTACGAATCGGCGCAAGAGGCGGAGGCAGGCGCCCGTCTGGCGATCGTGGCGGCGCAAGAGGCGGCCACTCGGACCAGCGCGAGCGGCGGCTCGGCGAAGCCAGAGATTGGGCACTCCGGCACGGATTGCAGTTCAGCGCCGGCAGCTCCAGCCGTCGCCTCCCGTGCAAGCGCCTATGGCCACTGGCGTCCCGAGTTGCGCGCCGCGGTGAGCGACGATCTTGGCCGGCTACTGGAGGCGGGCAGCTCGAGGTCCGCCTGCTACCAGGTCGACGGCGCGCCGGTGCGCGTGCTGCTGGAGGTAATCGAGCCGCCGCTGCCGCTGACCGTGTGCGGCGCCGGTCCCGACGCGGAGCCGCTGGTGGCGCTGGCCGGCGCGCTGGGCTGGGCGCCGATCGTGTTCGACCACCGCGCCGCCTTCGCGCGCCCCGAGCGCTTTCCCGCCGCCGTGCAGGTACGCACCGCGGCGCGCGAGGAGTTCACCTCCACCGTGCCGGCGCGCCACGGCGAGGTGGTGGTGTTGATGACGCACAGCTACCCCACCGACCTGCAGTACCTGGAGCAGCTCGCCGCCCGCGACGTGCGCTACATCGGCGTGCTCGGCCCGCGCCGCCGCCTGCAGCGCCTGGTGGAGGAACTCGGCGACCGAGCGCCCGCCGGCGAACTGCTGTACGGCCCCGCCGGCCTCGACATCGGCGCCGACTCGCCGCCGGAGATCGCCCTCTCCATCCTGGCTGAGATCCGCACCGCCCTCGCCGGCCGCGCCGGCTCCCCGCTGCGCGACCGCGCCGCCCCGATCCACACCGCTCATTCGTCCGCTCCCGGCGCATGA
- a CDS encoding nucleotidyltransferase family protein produces MSARASARSRDIAAVVLAAGSSSRLGTPKQLLRYRGETLLHRTVRVALAAGLDPVHVVLGCSAPVVGAALEDLGSRVTTVFNRDWQTGMGSSLARGIASLPGAGPHACREPGADVPVASELGAALVLVTDQPHVSQALLAEIAAAFRTGGAPLVASRYAGGALGVPALFARRYFPELTRLTGDRGARALFTRHRDDLLTVAFPEGDLDIDTPAAAAALDSE; encoded by the coding sequence ATGAGCGCGCGGGCGTCGGCACGCAGTCGAGACATCGCCGCGGTGGTCTTGGCTGCCGGCTCGTCGAGCCGCCTCGGCACGCCCAAGCAGTTGCTGCGCTACCGCGGCGAGACCCTGCTGCACCGGACCGTGCGCGTGGCCCTGGCGGCCGGCCTCGATCCGGTCCACGTGGTGCTCGGCTGCAGTGCGCCGGTGGTCGGCGCGGCGCTGGAGGACCTGGGCAGCCGCGTGACCACCGTGTTCAACCGCGACTGGCAGACCGGCATGGGCAGCTCCCTGGCCCGCGGCATCGCCAGCCTGCCCGGCGCCGGTCCGCACGCCTGCCGCGAGCCCGGTGCTGACGTGCCCGTCGCTTCCGAGCTCGGCGCCGCGCTGGTGCTGGTCACCGATCAGCCGCACGTGTCACAGGCACTCCTGGCCGAGATCGCCGCCGCCTTCCGCACCGGCGGCGCGCCCCTGGTAGCCAGCCGCTACGCCGGCGGCGCCCTCGGCGTGCCCGCGCTGTTCGCCCGCCGCTACTTCCCGGAGCTGACCCGCCTCACCGGCGACCGCGGCGCCCGAGCGTTGTTTACCCGCCACCGCGACGACCTGCTCACCGTCGCGTTCCCCGAAGGAGACCTCGACATCGACACCCCCGCCGCCGCAGCCGCCCTCGATTCCGAGTAG
- a CDS encoding Fic family protein, with protein sequence MAALLGPLERAQLALGRLQGISTLLPEPLLFLYSYVRKEALLSSQIEGTQSSIQELLLFELPERPGAPTDDVVEVSNYVRAMEHGLRRMDSGFPLSNRLLREVHGLLMGSGRGSDQDPGQFRRSQNWIGGTRPSNAVFVPPPAQEVADCMSDLERFLHAPIPGMSELLRAGVAHVQFETIHPFLDGNGRLGRLLITFLLCHHGVLDAPLLYLSLYFKQHRPRYYELLDAVRRTGDWEAWLLFFLDGVAQTAAGAVSTAHQLQSLFKEDEARIQRQGRSAGSVLRVHQALKERPIRSIREAAGHARLSNPAAANAMRSLEREGIVRELTGRRRNRLFAYDRYVDIISEGT encoded by the coding sequence TTGGCGGCGCTGCTCGGTCCGCTGGAACGGGCGCAACTGGCGCTCGGCAGGTTGCAGGGGATTTCAACGCTGCTGCCGGAGCCGCTGCTGTTCCTCTACAGCTACGTCCGAAAAGAAGCTCTGCTCTCATCGCAGATCGAGGGGACCCAATCCTCGATTCAGGAACTGCTCCTGTTCGAGTTGCCTGAGCGGCCCGGCGCCCCGACAGACGACGTAGTCGAAGTATCCAACTACGTCCGGGCGATGGAGCACGGCCTGCGCCGCATGGACTCCGGGTTCCCGCTGTCGAATCGACTGCTGCGCGAGGTCCACGGTCTACTCATGGGGAGCGGACGTGGCAGCGACCAGGATCCAGGGCAGTTCCGGCGTTCGCAAAACTGGATTGGTGGCACACGTCCGAGCAATGCGGTCTTCGTCCCGCCGCCGGCGCAGGAGGTCGCCGATTGCATGTCCGACCTCGAGCGTTTCTTGCACGCTCCGATCCCTGGGATGTCGGAGCTGTTGCGCGCCGGCGTTGCACATGTTCAGTTCGAGACCATCCATCCCTTCCTCGACGGCAACGGTCGCCTCGGGCGGCTGCTTATCACCTTTCTCCTTTGCCATCACGGGGTTCTGGACGCACCGTTGCTCTATCTGAGCCTGTACTTCAAGCAGCATCGCCCGCGCTACTATGAATTGCTCGATGCGGTGCGGCGCACTGGGGATTGGGAGGCGTGGTTGTTGTTCTTTCTCGACGGGGTAGCGCAAACCGCGGCGGGCGCGGTTTCAACCGCGCACCAGTTGCAGTCCCTGTTCAAGGAAGACGAGGCTCGGATTCAACGGCAGGGCCGGTCGGCGGGCTCGGTGCTCCGAGTTCACCAAGCGCTGAAGGAACGCCCGATCCGATCGATTCGTGAGGCCGCCGGGCACGCGAGACTCTCGAATCCCGCCGCGGCCAACGCGATGCGCTCCTTGGAACGCGAAGGGATCGTACGAGAGCTGACCGGTCGTAGGCGTAACCGTCTGTTCGCCTACGACCGCTACGTGGACATCATCAGCGAAGGCACCTGA
- a CDS encoding D-2-hydroxyacid dehydrogenase gives MRIFFVDDTDIGLNGDIDFSGLQALGEYRSLPNGTEAEIIAHGAGTEIIAVNKAQITAPIFAALTTLRLVAVTATGYNNVDLEAARAAGVTVSNVAGYAGDTVPQHAFALILNLATKAYKYAADVERGDWQRSSSFTLLRYPTFELKGLTIGIVGFGVIGRGVARIAEGFGMRVLANDAFPITGSAYGNTPLDELLAAADFVTVHSPLTDETRNLIDAAALAKMKPTAYLINTARGGIVDEAALAAALHEGRLAGAGFDVLTEEPPTAGNPLLDAPNIILTPHSAWSTREARQALIDQTTINIRSFIAGTPRNVVS, from the coding sequence ATGCGGATTTTCTTTGTCGACGACACCGACATCGGCCTGAACGGCGACATCGACTTTTCCGGGCTGCAGGCGCTCGGCGAGTATCGGAGCCTGCCCAACGGCACCGAGGCCGAGATCATCGCGCACGGCGCCGGCACCGAGATCATCGCGGTGAACAAGGCGCAGATCACCGCGCCGATCTTCGCGGCGCTGACCACGCTGCGGCTGGTGGCCGTGACCGCCACCGGCTACAACAACGTCGACCTGGAGGCGGCGCGCGCCGCCGGGGTCACGGTGAGCAACGTGGCCGGGTACGCCGGCGACACGGTGCCGCAGCACGCCTTCGCACTGATCCTGAACCTGGCCACCAAGGCGTACAAGTACGCCGCCGACGTGGAGCGCGGCGACTGGCAGCGCAGCTCCTCGTTCACCCTGCTGCGCTACCCCACCTTCGAGCTCAAGGGCCTCACCATCGGCATCGTCGGCTTCGGGGTGATCGGGCGCGGCGTGGCGCGCATCGCCGAGGGGTTCGGCATGCGGGTGCTGGCCAACGACGCGTTCCCGATCACCGGCAGCGCCTACGGCAACACGCCGCTCGACGAGCTGCTCGCGGCAGCCGACTTCGTGACCGTCCACAGCCCGCTGACCGATGAAACCCGCAACCTGATCGACGCCGCGGCGCTGGCGAAGATGAAGCCGACCGCCTACCTGATTAACACCGCCCGCGGCGGCATCGTGGACGAGGCCGCGCTGGCCGCGGCGCTGCATGAGGGCCGCCTCGCCGGGGCCGGTTTCGACGTGCTCACCGAGGAGCCGCCGACCGCCGGCAACCCGCTTCTGGATGCCCCCAACATCATCCTCACCCCGCACAGCGCCTGGTCCACCCGCGAAGCGCGGCAGGCCCTGATCGACCAGACCACCATCAACATCCGCTCCTTTATCGCCGGCACGCCTCGCAACGTCGTGTCCTGA
- a CDS encoding Gfo/Idh/MocA family oxidoreductase: MVRFGIIGTGGVAGSGARDFGENPEAELVAVADPSRERRTAFGERFGVPHVLESADQLLDLDAVDAVYIAVPNYLHVPLTVQALNAGKHVILEKPLALSRADAEPLVEAARGAGAHGAGARFMLGMNQRFTPQVQRARGLVAQGRIGRAYHCKTYWRRRAGIPGIGSWFTRKSLSGGGGLLDIGVHMLDNALFILDNFAVHSVTGATYREFGPSGAGEGGYGLSERTEAAFDVDDFATAMIKLAGGATVLLIDAVWAMHNERRSEMNIELYGSEGAIDTYGDKLFRRQGSEYHAIEGPDAGPLTYPHTSRFHHFVNVILGREEPCVSLEQALAVQCVIDAIYASAASGKEVLLSGDAASETPADEPASE; the protein is encoded by the coding sequence ATGGTTCGGTTTGGGATCATTGGGACCGGCGGGGTGGCCGGGAGCGGGGCGCGGGACTTTGGCGAGAACCCGGAGGCGGAGCTGGTCGCGGTGGCCGATCCCAGCCGGGAGCGGCGCACGGCGTTCGGCGAGCGGTTCGGGGTGCCGCACGTGCTGGAGAGCGCTGACCAGTTGCTGGACCTGGACGCGGTGGATGCGGTGTACATCGCGGTGCCCAACTACCTGCACGTGCCGCTGACGGTGCAGGCGCTGAACGCGGGCAAGCACGTGATCCTGGAGAAGCCGCTGGCGTTGAGCCGGGCCGATGCCGAGCCGCTGGTGGAGGCGGCGCGCGGTGCCGGCGCCCACGGGGCCGGCGCCCGTTTCATGCTGGGCATGAACCAGCGCTTCACCCCGCAGGTGCAGCGCGCCCGCGGGCTGGTGGCGCAGGGCCGCATCGGACGCGCCTACCACTGCAAGACCTACTGGCGCCGGCGGGCGGGCATTCCCGGCATCGGGAGCTGGTTTACCCGCAAATCACTGTCCGGCGGGGGCGGGCTCCTGGACATTGGCGTGCACATGCTCGACAACGCCCTGTTCATCCTCGACAACTTCGCCGTGCACTCGGTCACCGGCGCCACCTACCGCGAGTTCGGCCCGAGCGGCGCCGGCGAGGGCGGCTATGGGCTTTCGGAGCGCACCGAGGCGGCGTTCGACGTGGACGACTTCGCCACCGCCATGATCAAGCTCGCCGGCGGCGCCACCGTGCTGCTGATCGACGCGGTGTGGGCGATGCACAACGAGCGCCGGAGCGAGATGAACATCGAGCTGTACGGGTCGGAGGGCGCCATCGACACTTACGGCGACAAGCTGTTCCGACGGCAGGGCAGCGAGTACCACGCCATCGAGGGGCCCGACGCCGGCCCGCTGACCTACCCGCACACCAGCCGGTTTCACCACTTCGTGAACGTGATCCTCGGCCGCGAGGAGCCGTGCGTGTCCCTGGAGCAGGCGCTCGCCGTGCAGTGCGTGATCGACGCGATCTACGCCTCGGCGGCGAGCGGGAAGGAAGTGCTCCTGAGCGGGGACGCTGCAAGCGAGACGCCGGCAGACGAACCGGCAAGCGAGTAG